Proteins encoded in a region of the Tripterygium wilfordii isolate XIE 37 chromosome 21, ASM1340144v1, whole genome shotgun sequence genome:
- the LOC119989560 gene encoding uncharacterized protein LOC119989560 isoform X1, with product MEKYRIPKSPDLTSRHLPSTFGDDDIAVVFEESQKRFSLHEQGVSQFTQAAGTSRRLNVTLPNHSNEPMISSQIPNVCNTGENFPISKKEPSEKKRLCDKAYRERLKRERKMMETDLVMVGSENEDLKRENGRLRSEKDLMDQYLQTRAAENQILKTEICYLRGKISHQQVLVDAFSRKLLLSNHEDHQLSMLRQERARLHEITWNDQMEEKRRILDTKINLEHQNRTLKIQIQALCEKIHNDKNHE from the exons ACGATATTGCAGTGGTTTTTGAAGAATCACAAAAGCGTTTCAGCTTGCATGAACAAG GAGTATCACAATTTACTCAGGCTGCTGGTACAAGCAGAAGATTAAATGTGACACTTCCGAACCATTCAAATGAACCAATGATATCTTCTCAGATTCCAAATGTATGCAACACAGGAGAAAACTTTCCTATAAGTAAGAAGGAACCAAGCGAAAAGAAAAGATTGTGCGACAAAGCTTACCGAGAGCGATTGAAG CGCGaaagaaagatgatggagaCTGATTTAGTAATGGTTGGCAGCGaaaatgaagatttgaagaGGGAGAATGGACGGTTGAGGTCAGAAAAAGATCTGATGGATCAATATCTGCAAACAAGAGCAGCTGAGAATCAGATATTAAAGACTGAAATATGTTATTTGAGGGGAAAGATTAGTCACCAACAAGTTCTTGTGGATGCATTTTCTCGTAAGCTG CTGCTTTCAAATCATGAGGATCACCAGCTTTCAATGCTTAGACAAGAAAGAGCTAGACTGCATGAAATCACCTGGAATGATCAGATGGAAGAGAAGAGACGAATCTTGgatacaaaaataaatttggaACATCAGAACAGAACcttgaaaattcaaattcaagctCTCTGTGAGAAGATCCACAATGATAAGAACCATGAATAG